From the Billgrantia sulfidoxydans genome, one window contains:
- a CDS encoding nitrite reductase, with translation MRALSKGIFALSFPLTAMVGMAQAAAPELTAEEQERANTIYFQRCAGCHGTTRNGATGPNLLPGTTQELGQRRLESIITLGTEGGMNNFDGILSADDITLISKYIQHDPVDPPEMSLADMKERWQVFVAPEDLPTEPQHDLNWENFMVTILRDRGAMGIIDADTKELVTEVETGYAVHVAKESSDGRFWYVQGRDGRLSKIDLWMDPPQVTAEVFIGYDARDVAVSHYGEWKDKYVIGGSYWPPHFVIADAETMEPLKVVSTRSYDTQGNFRNEARVAALYNTPHAPTFLVNVKESGQVWQVDYSDIDNLRIDQMETAEFLHDGFFDPTGRYFQIAANMSDKMVFIDTETRKLVSMLETGTKPHPGPGANWVDPECGPVAGTTHLGEGLLTFWGNDPEGHPDQAWQICDQIETDGPGLFVRTHPDSDNVWIDQAMHPEPDVNQWVMVMNKETRELTPIHVADRPLEHDAVAVHMEYDQTGTEVWVSIWARGDGHQNDGAIVVFDDKTLEVKAVVEGLNTPTGKFNVYNRKHHVG, from the coding sequence GCGCCAACACCATCTACTTCCAGCGCTGCGCCGGCTGCCACGGCACCACGCGCAACGGCGCCACCGGTCCGAACCTGCTGCCCGGAACCACCCAGGAACTGGGCCAGCGTCGCCTGGAGAGCATCATCACGCTGGGTACCGAAGGCGGCATGAACAACTTCGACGGCATCCTCTCCGCGGATGACATCACGCTGATCTCCAAGTACATCCAGCACGACCCGGTCGATCCGCCGGAGATGTCGCTGGCGGACATGAAGGAGCGCTGGCAGGTCTTCGTCGCGCCCGAGGATCTGCCCACCGAGCCCCAGCACGATCTGAACTGGGAAAACTTCATGGTCACCATCCTGCGTGACCGTGGCGCCATGGGCATCATCGACGCCGACACCAAGGAGCTGGTCACCGAAGTCGAGACCGGCTACGCGGTGCACGTGGCCAAGGAGAGCTCCGACGGCCGCTTCTGGTACGTCCAGGGCCGTGACGGCCGCCTCTCCAAGATCGACCTGTGGATGGACCCGCCGCAGGTCACCGCCGAGGTCTTCATCGGCTACGACGCGCGCGACGTGGCGGTCTCACACTACGGCGAGTGGAAGGACAAGTACGTCATCGGCGGCTCCTACTGGCCGCCGCACTTCGTGATCGCCGACGCCGAGACCATGGAGCCGCTCAAGGTGGTCTCCACGCGCAGCTACGACACCCAAGGCAACTTCCGCAACGAGGCCCGCGTCGCGGCGCTCTACAACACCCCGCACGCACCGACCTTCCTGGTCAACGTCAAGGAGTCCGGGCAGGTCTGGCAGGTCGACTACAGCGACATCGACAACCTGCGCATCGACCAGATGGAGACCGCCGAATTCCTGCACGACGGCTTCTTCGACCCCACCGGCCGCTACTTCCAGATCGCCGCCAACATGAGCGACAAGATGGTGTTCATCGACACCGAGACGCGCAAGTTGGTCAGCATGCTGGAGACCGGCACCAAGCCCCACCCGGGCCCGGGCGCCAACTGGGTCGACCCCGAATGCGGCCCGGTGGCCGGCACTACCCACCTGGGCGAAGGCCTGTTGACCTTCTGGGGCAACGACCCCGAAGGGCATCCCGACCAGGCCTGGCAGATCTGCGACCAGATCGAGACCGACGGCCCGGGGCTCTTCGTGCGCACCCATCCCGATTCCGACAACGTCTGGATCGATCAGGCCATGCACCCCGAGCCCGACGTCAACCAGTGGGTCATGGTCATGAACAAGGAGACCCGCGAGCTGACGCCGATCCACGTCGCCGACCGTCCGCTGGAGCATGACGCCGTGGCGGTGCACATGGAGTACGACCAGACCGGCACCGAGGTGTGGGTCTCGATCTGGGCGCGTGGTGACGGCCACCAGAACGACGGTGCGATCGTCGTCTTCGATGACAAGACGCTGGAAGTGAAGGCGGTCGTCGAAGGCCTCAATACGCCGACCGGCAAGTTCAACGTCTACAACCGCAAGCACCACGTCGGCTGA
- a CDS encoding NapC/NirT family cytochrome c, protein MGERPRNWRRITILGASLGAAVLFFVAGIIFWGGFNTVMEATNSYKFCSSSCHEMSWVHEEYLDRPHYQNATGVGAACSDCHVPDAWGPKMVRKIQASREVWHWMLGSIDTQEEFEAKRIHLAENVWRSMLRTDSRECRNCHDWSAMDLEQQAARASREHARAFEQGMTCIECHQGIAHQLPEAWDESPVWAGRFEVAEADDSQTAPLEAEDLGEAASVSENLAAALDWEAVPATDLTLFLPGQASIEWIQDGSEHGGGRAFSFGDRCLWCHQGEEADIGALAVAGEKIETFDLGDKRGHVPMSVKAAFDDDYLYLQFQWQEGEHAPLPFVEGGVMDPDNPFKLTVSLSDDRVDMAERAGCWTSCHHDSAYMPDAPEAEALATSELAERLDLMSGNGVTKYLTESRTEIEIKGRRGAARGGWDKLKAEGEVQELLDAGVYLDLARYNSGDGSVESGYVLDERHFSDSQAIAFSAEEQDGVWTAYLTRALKTGTEGDKPLDLERLYSLNVALHDDHADSRFHHVSFQYGLAFGVENPDEAFGEDMVEINATRVTP, encoded by the coding sequence ATGGGGGAGCGACCACGCAACTGGCGCAGAATCACCATCCTGGGGGCATCGTTGGGTGCCGCCGTGCTCTTCTTCGTTGCCGGTATCATTTTCTGGGGCGGCTTCAATACCGTGATGGAGGCGACCAACAGCTACAAGTTCTGCAGCAGTTCCTGCCATGAGATGAGCTGGGTCCACGAAGAGTACCTCGATCGTCCGCACTACCAGAACGCCACGGGGGTGGGAGCGGCCTGCTCCGATTGCCACGTGCCGGATGCCTGGGGACCCAAGATGGTGCGCAAGATCCAGGCCAGCCGCGAGGTATGGCACTGGATGCTGGGCTCGATCGATACCCAGGAGGAGTTCGAGGCCAAGCGTATCCACTTGGCGGAGAACGTGTGGCGCTCGATGCTGCGCACCGATTCCCGCGAGTGTCGCAACTGTCATGACTGGTCGGCTATGGACCTGGAGCAGCAGGCCGCCCGCGCCTCACGCGAGCATGCCCGTGCCTTCGAGCAGGGCATGACCTGCATCGAGTGCCACCAGGGCATCGCCCACCAGCTGCCCGAGGCATGGGACGAGTCGCCGGTCTGGGCGGGTCGCTTCGAGGTCGCCGAGGCTGACGACAGCCAGACCGCACCGCTGGAGGCCGAGGACCTGGGCGAAGCCGCTTCGGTTAGCGAGAACCTAGCCGCAGCGCTCGACTGGGAGGCGGTGCCGGCCACCGACCTGACGCTGTTCCTGCCGGGCCAGGCATCCATCGAGTGGATCCAGGACGGCAGCGAACACGGCGGTGGGCGAGCCTTCAGCTTCGGTGATCGTTGCCTGTGGTGCCACCAGGGCGAAGAGGCGGACATCGGCGCGCTGGCCGTCGCCGGCGAGAAGATCGAGACCTTCGACCTGGGCGACAAGCGTGGCCACGTGCCGATGAGCGTCAAGGCCGCCTTCGATGACGACTACCTCTACCTGCAGTTCCAATGGCAGGAGGGCGAGCACGCTCCGCTGCCCTTCGTCGAAGGCGGCGTGATGGACCCGGACAACCCCTTCAAGCTGACCGTCAGCCTCTCCGACGACCGTGTCGACATGGCCGAGCGGGCGGGCTGCTGGACCAGCTGTCACCACGATTCCGCCTACATGCCGGATGCTCCGGAAGCCGAAGCGCTGGCGACGAGCGAGCTTGCCGAGCGACTCGACCTGATGAGCGGCAACGGCGTGACCAAGTACCTCACCGAGAGTCGCACCGAGATCGAGATCAAAGGACGTCGCGGCGCGGCCCGCGGCGGTTGGGACAAGCTCAAGGCAGAGGGCGAGGTCCAGGAGCTGCTCGACGCCGGGGTCTACCTCGACCTGGCGCGCTACAACAGCGGTGATGGCTCGGTCGAGTCGGGTTACGTCCTCGACGAGCGCCATTTCAGCGACAGCCAGGCCATCGCCTTCAGCGCCGAGGAGCAGGACGGTGTGTGGACCGCCTATCTGACCCGCGCGCTCAAGACCGGCACGGAAGGCGACAAGCCGCTCGACCTGGAGCGCCTCTACAGCCTCAACGTGGCGCTGCACGACGACCATGCCGACTCGCGTTTCCATCACGTCTCGTTCCAGTACGGCCTGGCCTTCGGCGTCGAGAATCCGGACGAGGCCTTTGGCGAGGACATGGTGGAGATCAATGCCACGCGGGTCACACCCTGA
- a CDS encoding cupredoxin domain-containing protein yields the protein MNKRQRRSSMALLAAALLSGAAQAGGNVVEVEMRDYGFHPAELEVEVGTTVRWVNAEKRTSHDVYFADEDLGSERLFPEENWERTFDEPGTYPYHCRPHESRDMEGVVVVVPAE from the coding sequence ATGAACAAGCGGCAACGTCGATCGAGCATGGCCCTCCTGGCCGCCGCCCTGCTGAGCGGGGCGGCGCAGGCCGGGGGCAACGTGGTCGAAGTGGAGATGCGCGACTACGGTTTTCATCCCGCCGAACTCGAGGTGGAAGTCGGCACCACGGTGCGCTGGGTCAACGCCGAGAAGCGCACCAGTCACGACGTCTATTTCGCCGACGAGGATCTCGGCTCGGAGCGCCTGTTTCCCGAAGAAAATTGGGAGCGAACCTTTGACGAGCCGGGTACCTACCCGTACCACTGCCGACCTCACGAGAGTCGCGACATGGAAGGGGTGGTCGTGGTGGTACCGGCCGAATGA
- a CDS encoding DUF6164 family protein, producing the protein MATLLFRLANVTDEEAWEVRRLLDEHGFDTYETQAGFWRLGVDAIWLRDPAQLEAAREVLERYQVERQARVQQEHADRVAQGDAPTLWRRLWQHPVQMLLVALAVLAMLALTLVPFLGLI; encoded by the coding sequence ATGGCGACACTGCTGTTCCGGCTGGCCAACGTCACCGACGAGGAAGCCTGGGAGGTGCGCCGGCTGCTCGACGAGCACGGCTTCGACACCTACGAGACCCAGGCCGGCTTCTGGCGCCTGGGGGTCGATGCCATCTGGCTGCGCGACCCCGCGCAGCTGGAGGCGGCGCGCGAGGTCCTCGAGCGCTATCAGGTCGAGCGGCAAGCGCGTGTACAGCAGGAGCATGCCGACCGCGTCGCGCAGGGAGACGCGCCGACCCTGTGGCGGCGCCTGTGGCAGCATCCCGTTCAGATGCTGCTGGTGGCACTGGCGGTGCTGGCCATGCTGGCCCTGACGCTGGTGCCCTTCCTGGGGCTCATCTAG
- a CDS encoding nitrous oxide reductase accessory protein NosL — protein sequence MPRFLLLPLLLLPLLLAGCGESEPVALAAAEPIESGDSCHVCGMLIDEHPGPKGQAFLDKQGSALKFCSTAELFAFLRQPENETRLSHAYVHDVAAAPWPKPDDAAFILASEAWYVAGHDQRGSMGHTLASFRERHHAEAFAETHGGELYAFDDIDLDLLARLSRGELGGGDAMGAMAGHGGGH from the coding sequence ATGCCCCGTTTCCTGCTGCTGCCCCTGCTCCTGCTGCCGCTGCTGCTCGCCGGCTGCGGCGAGTCGGAGCCCGTCGCCCTGGCCGCTGCCGAGCCCATCGAGTCCGGCGACAGCTGCCATGTGTGCGGGATGCTGATCGACGAGCACCCCGGCCCCAAGGGTCAGGCGTTCCTGGACAAGCAGGGTTCGGCGCTGAAGTTCTGCTCCACCGCGGAGCTGTTCGCCTTCCTGCGCCAGCCGGAGAACGAGACCCGCCTCTCCCATGCCTACGTGCACGACGTCGCTGCCGCGCCCTGGCCCAAGCCCGACGACGCCGCCTTCATTCTGGCCAGCGAGGCGTGGTACGTGGCGGGTCATGACCAGCGCGGCTCGATGGGCCATACCCTGGCCTCGTTCAGGGAGCGCCATCACGCCGAGGCTTTCGCCGAGACCCACGGCGGCGAACTCTACGCCTTCGACGATATCGACCTCGACCTGCTGGCCCGCCTGAGCCGCGGTGAACTGGGCGGCGGCGATGCCATGGGCGCCATGGCCGGGCACGGCGGCGGGCACTGA
- a CDS encoding ABC transporter permease, with translation MNAILTLAGKEFRDGLRNRWVLAITLVLALLAVGIAWFGAAASGGLGFTSLATTLVSLATLAVFLIPLIALLLAYDAVVGEQEAGTLLLLLTYPVSRTALLLGKFLGHGLILGSATALGFGIAGAVIAVGAEGVALGELAAGMGLLIASSVLLGWVFIAFAYLISVWVSEKARAAGLALVVWFLFVLVFDLGLLALLVSVKQGGDWLPWLLLLNPTELFRLINLAGFEAARSYTGLTSIAEGGAFRPAVLLPLLMAWVLVPLGLALMRFRHRSA, from the coding sequence ATGAACGCCATCCTGACACTGGCCGGCAAGGAGTTCCGCGACGGCCTGCGCAACCGCTGGGTGCTGGCCATTACCCTGGTGCTGGCCCTGCTCGCCGTGGGCATCGCCTGGTTCGGCGCCGCGGCCAGCGGCGGGCTGGGCTTCACCTCGCTGGCCACCACGCTGGTGAGCCTCGCCACCCTGGCAGTGTTCCTGATCCCGCTGATCGCCCTGCTGCTGGCCTACGACGCCGTGGTCGGCGAGCAGGAGGCGGGTACCCTGCTGCTGCTGCTCACCTACCCGGTGAGTCGCACCGCGCTGCTGCTGGGCAAGTTCCTCGGCCACGGCCTGATCCTGGGCAGCGCCACGGCGCTCGGCTTCGGCATCGCCGGCGCGGTGATCGCCGTGGGCGCGGAGGGCGTCGCACTTGGCGAACTCGCCGCCGGCATGGGCCTGCTGATTGCCAGCAGCGTGCTGCTGGGCTGGGTGTTCATCGCCTTCGCCTACCTGATCAGCGTGTGGGTGAGCGAGAAGGCCCGCGCCGCCGGCCTGGCGTTGGTGGTGTGGTTCCTGTTCGTGCTGGTGTTCGACCTGGGCCTGCTGGCGCTGCTGGTCAGCGTCAAGCAGGGTGGCGACTGGCTGCCCTGGCTGCTGCTGCTCAACCCCACGGAGCTGTTCCGCCTGATCAACCTGGCTGGCTTCGAGGCGGCGCGCAGCTACACCGGCCTGACCTCCATCGCCGAGGGCGGCGCCTTCCGCCCCGCCGTGCTGCTGCCGCTGCTGATGGCCTGGGTGCTGGTGCCCCTGGGCTTGGCGCTGATGCGCTTCCGTCACCGCTCGGCCTGA
- a CDS encoding ABC transporter ATP-binding protein, giving the protein MNAVIEFHGVTRRDGDVVRLDALDLRVSEGEVLALLGHNGAGKTTTMKLILGLLSPSAGELSVLGGAPDGAHAETLRRRLGYLPENVSFYEQLSGREVLDFFARLKRVDRRQVADLLEQVGLGAAAKRRVKTYSKGMRQRLGLAQALLGEPRLLLLDEPTTGLDPAATRDFYETVRSLRERGCTVLLSSHVLPGVEPYIDRALILGGGRRLALGSLETLRAEAALPMTIRARGRLEGADWQRPWNDTRIQARPLNGHEVSLSVPADAKLAVLRHLSTHPGVEDIELLPPTLEHLYTHFSAGLAPVQGEVR; this is encoded by the coding sequence ATGAACGCGGTGATCGAATTCCACGGCGTGACGCGGCGCGACGGCGACGTGGTGCGCCTCGACGCCCTCGACCTCAGGGTCAGCGAGGGCGAGGTGCTCGCCCTGCTCGGCCACAACGGCGCCGGCAAGACCACCACCATGAAGCTGATCCTGGGGCTGCTCTCGCCCAGCGCCGGCGAGCTCTCCGTACTCGGCGGCGCCCCCGACGGTGCCCATGCCGAGACGCTGCGCCGCCGCCTGGGCTACCTGCCCGAGAACGTCAGCTTCTATGAACAGCTCAGCGGTCGCGAGGTGCTCGATTTCTTCGCCCGGCTCAAGCGCGTCGACCGCCGCCAGGTCGCCGACCTGCTCGAGCAGGTCGGCCTGGGCGCGGCAGCCAAGCGCCGCGTGAAGACCTACTCCAAGGGCATGCGCCAGCGCCTCGGCCTGGCCCAGGCGCTGCTCGGCGAGCCGCGCCTGCTGCTGCTCGACGAACCCACCACCGGGCTCGACCCCGCCGCCACCCGCGACTTCTACGAGACGGTACGCAGTCTGCGCGAGCGCGGCTGCACGGTGCTGCTCTCCTCCCATGTGCTGCCGGGGGTGGAGCCCTACATCGATCGCGCGCTGATCCTCGGCGGTGGCCGCCGCCTGGCGCTGGGCAGCCTCGAGACCCTGCGCGCCGAGGCCGCCCTGCCGATGACCATTCGCGCCCGCGGCCGGCTCGAGGGCGCCGACTGGCAGCGGCCCTGGAACGACACGCGCATCCAGGCGCGGCCGCTCAACGGCCACGAGGTGTCGCTCTCGGTGCCCGCCGATGCCAAGCTCGCCGTGCTGCGCCACCTTTCCACGCACCCCGGGGTCGAGGACATCGAGCTGCTGCCGCCTACCTTGGAACACCTCTACACCCATTTCTCCGCCGGGCTCGCCCCCGTCCAAGGAGAGGTTCGATGA
- a CDS encoding nitrous oxide reductase family maturation protein NosD, which yields MTRRPILGVLIPILAAWLSLPGVLLAADWQASPGESLQPLVERASDGDRLLLPAGRYPGPLTIDRTLTVEAEPGAVIDAGGNGHGVIITAPGSVIDGLTIENWGRDLTAMDSGILVERSATGSVIRHSRLTGPGFGIRLDSANEVEVRDNVIRGNTSLRSQDRGNGIHLYNVQGARVEGNDIREVRDGIYIDSSSQSLLRRNVMEDLRYGVHYMYAHDNRLEQNLTRNTRTGYALMQSRHLTVVDNRSEGDLNYGILMNNITYSTLRGNRVEGVRAAADAGGQALVSGSEGKALFVYNAQFNRFEGNRLAGSDIGIHLTAGSEDNTVVSNAFVDNRQQVMYVATRTQEWSEEGRGNYWSDYLGWDLAGDGLGDTPYEPNDAMDRLLWRFPAARLLMHSPAVLTLRWVQRQFPVFRPQGVKDSAPLMTEPDFGDTDS from the coding sequence ATGACCCGACGACCGATCCTCGGCGTCCTGATCCCGATTCTTGCCGCCTGGCTGAGCCTGCCGGGCGTGCTGCTGGCTGCCGACTGGCAGGCCAGCCCGGGCGAATCGCTGCAGCCGCTGGTCGAACGCGCCAGCGACGGCGACCGCCTGCTATTGCCGGCGGGCCGCTACCCCGGCCCGCTCACGATCGACCGCACCCTGACCGTCGAAGCCGAGCCCGGCGCCGTGATCGACGCCGGCGGCAACGGCCATGGCGTCATCATTACCGCCCCCGGCAGCGTGATCGACGGCCTCACCATCGAGAACTGGGGCCGCGACCTCACCGCCATGGACAGTGGCATCCTGGTGGAGCGCAGCGCCACCGGCAGCGTCATTCGCCACTCGCGCCTCACCGGCCCCGGCTTCGGCATTCGCCTCGACTCTGCCAACGAGGTGGAGGTGCGAGACAACGTCATTCGCGGCAACACCTCGCTGCGCTCGCAGGACCGCGGCAACGGCATCCACCTCTACAACGTGCAAGGCGCAAGGGTTGAGGGCAACGACATCCGCGAGGTGCGCGACGGTATCTACATCGACAGCAGCAGCCAGAGCCTGCTGCGACGCAACGTGATGGAGGACCTGCGCTACGGCGTGCATTACATGTATGCCCACGACAACCGCCTGGAACAGAACCTGACCCGCAACACCCGCACCGGCTATGCGCTGATGCAGTCGCGCCACCTGACGGTCGTCGACAACCGCTCCGAGGGCGACCTCAACTACGGCATCCTGATGAACAACATCACCTACTCGACCCTTCGCGGCAACCGTGTCGAGGGTGTACGTGCGGCAGCGGACGCGGGCGGACAGGCGCTGGTCAGCGGCAGCGAAGGCAAGGCGCTGTTCGTCTACAACGCCCAGTTCAACCGCTTCGAGGGCAACCGCCTGGCCGGCAGCGACATCGGCATCCACCTGACCGCCGGCTCCGAGGACAACACGGTGGTGAGCAACGCCTTCGTCGACAATCGCCAGCAGGTGATGTACGTCGCCACGCGCACCCAGGAGTGGTCGGAGGAGGGCCGCGGCAACTACTGGAGCGACTACCTGGGCTGGGATCTCGCCGGCGACGGGCTGGGCGACACGCCCTACGAGCCCAACGACGCCATGGACCGCCTGCTGTGGCGTTTTCCCGCGGCGCGGCTGCTGATGCACAGCCCCGCGGTGCTGACCCTGCGCTGGGTGCAGCGTCAGTTCCCCGTCTTCCGCCCTCAGGGCGTGAAGGACAGCGCCCCCCTGATGACAGAACCCGACTTCGGAGACACCGACTCATGA
- the nosZ gene encoding TAT-dependent nitrous-oxide reductase, producing the protein MSDKKQIENLGRRHFLRNSAVTGVAGAGLASGFGAGALMSSRQAQAAGAAAGSVAPGELDEYYGFWSGGHSGEVRVLGVPSMRELMRIPVFNADSATGWGISNESRRILGDSARFLNGDSHHPHVSMTDGRYDGKYLFINDKANTRVARIRLDIMKTDKITTIPNVQAIHGLRLQKVPHTKYVFCNAEMPIPQVNDGRDMENPENYWTMFNAVDAESMDVAWQVIVDGNLDNTDADYTGRFVAATCYNSEKGMTLSETMSAERDWVVVFDVEAIEAAVAAGQYETLGDSPVPVLDGRKGSALTRYIPVPKNPHGLNTSPDGKYFMANGKLSPTVTIIAIDRLPELFNDAIEPRDTVVGEPELGLGPLHTTFDGRGYAYTTLFIDSQVAKWHIEDAIRHYNGEEVNYIRQKLDVHYQPGHNHASLTESRDADGKWLVVLCKFSKDRFLPVGPLRPENDQLIDISGDEMKLVHDGPTYAEPHDCILVRADQINPVRVWRRDDPFFADTIAMAEADGVNVERENKVVRDGNKVRVYMTSVAPTFGLTEFKVKQGDEVTVVITNLDQVEDLTHGFCMVNHGAQMEIGPQQTASVTFVADKPGVHWYYCNWFCHAMHMEMTGRMLVEKA; encoded by the coding sequence ATGAGTGACAAGAAGCAGATCGAGAACCTCGGTCGCCGGCACTTCCTGCGCAACAGCGCGGTGACCGGCGTCGCCGGGGCCGGCCTGGCCAGCGGCTTCGGCGCCGGTGCGCTGATGAGCAGCCGTCAGGCCCAGGCCGCTGGCGCTGCAGCAGGCAGCGTGGCACCGGGGGAACTCGACGAATACTACGGCTTCTGGAGCGGCGGCCATTCCGGCGAAGTCCGCGTGCTGGGCGTGCCCTCCATGCGCGAGCTGATGCGCATCCCGGTATTCAACGCCGACAGCGCCACCGGCTGGGGTATCAGCAACGAGTCCCGGCGCATCCTCGGCGACTCCGCGCGCTTCCTCAACGGCGACAGCCACCACCCCCATGTCTCGATGACCGACGGCCGCTACGACGGCAAGTACCTGTTCATCAACGACAAGGCCAACACCCGCGTGGCGCGTATCCGTCTCGACATCATGAAGACGGACAAGATCACCACCATTCCCAACGTCCAGGCGATCCACGGCCTGCGCCTGCAGAAGGTGCCGCACACCAAGTACGTGTTCTGCAACGCCGAGATGCCGATCCCGCAGGTCAACGACGGCCGGGACATGGAGAACCCGGAGAACTACTGGACCATGTTCAACGCGGTGGACGCGGAGAGCATGGACGTGGCCTGGCAGGTGATCGTCGACGGCAACCTCGACAACACCGACGCCGACTATACCGGCCGCTTCGTCGCCGCGACCTGCTACAACTCCGAGAAGGGCATGACCCTCTCCGAGACCATGAGCGCCGAGCGTGACTGGGTGGTGGTGTTCGACGTCGAGGCGATCGAGGCCGCCGTCGCCGCCGGCCAGTACGAGACCCTGGGCGATTCGCCGGTGCCGGTGCTCGACGGTCGCAAGGGCTCGGCGCTGACCCGCTACATCCCGGTGCCCAAGAACCCGCACGGCCTGAACACCTCGCCGGACGGCAAGTACTTCATGGCCAACGGCAAGCTGTCGCCGACCGTGACCATCATTGCGATCGACAGGCTGCCCGAGCTGTTCAATGACGCCATCGAGCCGCGCGACACCGTGGTCGGCGAGCCCGAGCTGGGCCTGGGGCCGCTTCACACCACCTTCGACGGTCGCGGCTATGCCTACACCACGCTGTTCATCGACAGCCAGGTGGCGAAGTGGCACATCGAGGACGCCATTCGCCACTACAACGGCGAAGAGGTGAACTACATCCGCCAGAAGCTGGATGTGCACTACCAGCCCGGCCACAACCACGCCAGCCTCACCGAGTCGCGCGATGCCGACGGCAAGTGGCTGGTGGTGCTGTGCAAGTTCTCCAAGGACCGCTTCCTGCCGGTGGGCCCGCTGCGCCCCGAGAACGACCAGCTGATCGACATCAGCGGCGACGAGATGAAGCTGGTGCACGACGGCCCGACCTACGCCGAGCCGCACGACTGCATCCTGGTGCGCGCCGACCAGATCAACCCGGTGCGCGTATGGCGGCGCGACGATCCCTTCTTCGCCGATACCATCGCCATGGCCGAGGCCGATGGCGTCAACGTCGAGCGTGAGAACAAGGTCGTGCGCGACGGCAACAAGGTACGCGTCTACATGACCTCCGTGGCGCCGACGTTCGGCCTGACCGAATTCAAGGTCAAGCAGGGCGACGAGGTCACCGTGGTCATCACCAACCTCGACCAGGTGGAAGACCTGACCCACGGCTTCTGCATGGTCAACCACGGCGCGCAGATGGAGATCGGCCCGCAGCAGACCGCCAGCGTCACCTTCGTCGCCGACAAGCCCGGGGTGCACTGGTACTACTGCAACTGGTTCTGCCACGCCATGCACATGGAAATGACCGGCCGCATGCTGGTCGAGAAGGCGTGA